In bacterium, the sequence GACGAGGTCCTGCCCGATGGCAGCCGGATGATCACCCTGCAGGCCACCGGTGAGCCCACCATGGCCGCGATCGCCCGGCACGGCGAGCTGCCGCTGCCCCCGTACATCCAGGCCAAGGCCGAGGATCCGGGTCGATACCAGACGGTCTACGCCCGCGAAGAGGGGGCCGTGGCCGCTCCGACCGCCGGCCTCCACTTCACGCCGGCCCTTTTGGAGGCCGCCCGGGCCAAGGGGGTCGAGATCACCCAGGTCACCCTCCACACCGGAATGGGGACCTTCAAGCCGGTGAGCGTTGAGGACCTGACGGACCACGAGATGCACGCGGAGCGCTACCGCCTGAGCGCCGAAACGGTCGAGGCCGTGGCGCGGACCAAGGCCCGTGGCGGCCGGGTCATCGCGGTCGGGACCACCGCCGTTCGGACCCTGGAGCACTGCGCCGAGAGCGGAGAGCTGGTGGCAGGCTCCGGCGAGACCCGCATTTTCATCTACCCGGGCTATCGCTTTCGGGTGGTGGATGCCCTCGTCACCAACTTCCACCTGCCCAAGTCCACCCTGCTGATGCTCGTCTCGGCCTTCGCCGACCAGAAGCGGCCGGGGGGCCTCGGCGGGCGCGAGCTGATGCTCGAAACCTACGCCGAGGCGATCGCCGAAGCGTACCGCTTCTACTCGTTCGGGGACGCCACCCTGATGCTCTGACCCCCTCGCTTGTCCCAGTGGGGAGCGAGGGGTATAATCCAGGCAGGATCTTATTTGGAGGTTTAACGAGATGGTGAATCTTACCCAAGAGGCCACGTCCAAGTTGACGTTGACGGTGACCCCCGAGGCCGCGACCCACATCAAGGAAGCGCTCGGCGCCCAGTCGCGCACCGATCTCGCGCTGCGCCTCTACATCAAGCCGGGCGGCTGCAGCGGCTTCGGCTACGGCATGGGGCTCGACTCCGCCAAGGCCGGCGATCTGAGCTTCGACCACGACGGCATCCCCGTGGTGATCGACCCCCACAGCGCCCCCTACCTCGAAGGTGCCGAGGTCGGCTACCGCGTCGAGGCCATGGGTGGCGGCTTCACCATCACCAGCCCCCACGTTTCTTCGGGCGGCGGCTGCGGCTCGGGTGGTTGCGGGTCGGGCGGCTGCGGCACCGGCCACAGCCAGGAAGCGCCTGCTGCCAAGTCGGGCGGTTGCGGCTCGGGCTGCGGTTGCGGCTAAACTTCTGCTACTAATCGGCGCCCGGCCTGCTTTGCCGGGCGCCGCTTTTCGTTGAATCGTCCAAGAACTCGCACCGAAGGAGCTCGCCTATGCTCGTCGTCATGGCTCAGGATGCCCAACCCACCGACGTGGAGCGTGTCATCGCGGCGATCCGCGAGATGGGCTTCGAGGCGCGCCCCATGCCGAGCGAGCGCCGCACGGCCATCGGCGTGGTCGGCAACGACCGCCGCGTCGACTCGAGCACCATCGAAGGCCTGCCCGGCGTGGCCGAGGTGATCCACGTCTCGGCCCCCTACAAGCTCGTCAGCCGCGAGTGGCAGGCCCGCGACACCGTCATCGCCCTGCCCAACGGGGTAGAGATCGGCGGCTCCCAGGTCGTCGTGATGGCGGGGCCCTGCGGGGTCGAGAGCGAGCAGCAGCTGATGGAGACGGCCGAGGCCGTGGCCAAGGCCGGCGCCCGCGTGCTGCGCGGCGGCGCCTTCAAGCCCCGCACCAGCCCTTACTCCTTCCAGGGGATGGGCCTCGAAGGCCTCAAGCTGCTCGCCAAGGCGCGCGACGCCTACGGTCTGGCCATCATCACCGAGGCGATCGATCCCGAGAGCCTGGACATGGTCGAGGAGTACGCCGACATCATCCAGCTCGGCGCGCGCAACATGCAGAACTTCGCCCTGCTCAAGCGGGCCGGCCGCGCCAAGAAGCCCGTCATGCTCAAGCGCGGGCCGTCGGCCACCCTCAAGGAGTGGTTGCTCGCCGCCGAGTACATCCTCGCCGAGGGCAACACCCAGGTCATCATGTGCGAGCGCGGGGTCCGCAGCTTCGAGGACTACACCCGCAACATGTTCGACCTCAACGCCATCCCGGTCATCAAGCAGCTCTCGCACCTGCCGGTGGTGGGGGATCCCTCGCACGGCACCGGCCGCCGCGAGCTGGTCTCGCCGGTCTCGCGCGGGGCGATCGCCGCGGGTGCTGACGGCATCATCGTCGAGGTCCACCGCAACCCGCAAGAGGCCAAGAGCGACGGGATGCAGAGCCTCTATCCGACCCAGTTCGAAGAGCTGATGAAGGGCCTGCGCGCCACGGCCGAGAGCCTCGGCCGAACCCTGTAAAGCCTTAATCCTTCCCCACGAAGATGCGGCTCGGGAACGACGTTCCCGGGCCCACCAGCTTGGCGTAGGTGGCCTGGTTGATCATCTGGCCCGTGACGATCGACCCGTCCTTGACCGTCAGGGCGATCGCGCGCTTCGGGCTGAGCTTGGCGATGAACAAGAGGCCCCCCGGCCCCGACCAGACCTGGGCGGGGCGCTGGATGGCCTTGGCCAGCTGGTCGAGGCTCACGTCGGGCAATTCGGTGTACACCCGGGTCCAACCGTGGCCCTCGGGGCCCGGTGCGCCGTCCTTCAGCACGATCGCCGCGCCCAGGGCGCTGACGGGCGGCTTGTAACGAGCGATGACCCGCTCGCCCGCAGCCGCCGGCGTGGGCTCGGGGGTGGGGGCGGCGGCTTCCTTCAGGTCGATCCGAACAGAGCTCTGGCGGTAGGGGGTGGCGGCCTCGCCCACGATGAGGATCGCCTCCTGGACTTCCTCGTCGAGGGGGAAGAGCAGGGTGGCCTGGATCGTCTGGCCGTTGCTGGTCGGCAGGAAGTGGGTGGTCCGGTCGGGGGGCGCGCCCTTGGCGGGCGGTGCCGGCACGAAGAGGACGCTGCCCTCGTCACCGGGCTCCATGTGGATGAAGAGGCGCTTGGCGCCGATCCGGTTCTCGATTGTCAGGGAAACGCGCACGGTGCGCTTGCCGCGCGCGACCTCGCCCACTTGGATGTCGAAGTCCTCGGCAGCAGCAGGTTGCACGGCGGCCGGGCGCGGCGCCTGGGCAGGCGCGCCGGGGGCGCTTGCGAGCATGAGGGCGAGCGATAGTGATGGAAGCAAGACCTTTTCTCCAAGTCGGTTCTTGAAGTTGTACCGCGAGCGAGCGCCCCTCGTCGAGCCTTCGGCTTGTGCTAGCATGGCCGTATGCAGAAACTTCGAGCCTTCGCCGAGTCCCTCGCCACGGGTGCCGGGAGCATCCTGCGCGAGCACCACGGCAAACGTCACACCATTGAGTATAAGGGAGAGATCGACCTGGTCACCGAGGTCGATCGCGCCGCCGAGGCCTACATGCGCGCGCGCATCGCCGAGATCTACCCGGATCACGAGATCCTGGGCGAGGAGGAGGGCCTCAAGACCTCCGGGTCGGCCTATCGCTGGCTCTTGGATCCGGTGGACGGCACCACCAACTACGCCCACGGCTTCCCCTACTACTGCGTCTCGGTCGGCCTCGAGCACGAGGGCCGCGTCATCGTGGGGGCGGTCTACAACCCGATGCTCGACGAGTTGTTCAGCGCGGCTCTCGGCGAGGGTGCGACCCTCAACGGCACGCCGATCGCGGTCTCCGAGACCACCGAGCTTCGCCGCTCGCTGCTCACCACCGGCTTCCCCTATCACGTCATCCAGGAGGGCAGCAACCTGCCCTTGTTCATCCGCTTTCTCTACCGCTGCCAGGCGGTGCGGCGGGCAGGATCGGCGGCTCTCGACCTGTGCCACGTGGCCTGCGGCCGCTACGACGGCTTCTGGGAGCCGGGCCTCTCGGCCTGGGATGTGGCGGCGGGCTCGCTCATCGTCCAGGAGGCGGGCGGGCGCATGAGCGACTACCAGGGCAACCCCTTCGACCCTTACGCCAAGGAGCTGCTCGCGTCGAACGGCCCGCTGCACGAGGCCATGATGGCGGTCATCAACGAGCAGAATCCCGACTGACCGGAGGTTTGGCATGAAACGCGCCTTGGCGCTCGCTCTCGTGGCGGCGACCCTGTGGACGGCAGGGGCGTCGCCCCTCGTCGCCCCTGCTTCGGCCTTCCCGTTCTCCTTCGAGTCCGAGACGCAGGTCCGGCAGGCCTTCGAGACGACTCTGCAGGAGTATCGCCAGGCCCTCGCCGAAGGCGCCGGGCCTGATTGGCAGGCCTATATCGATCGCTTCGAGGCCTTCCGAGGCCGGCTCAAGGGCAAGGTCTGGGAGCGCCGCATGGAGGCCGTCCTCATGGACTGTGCCGCCCGCGCGGGTGCTGCGGTCGATGGCCGTGGCGTCCTCGACGCCGATGCGCCCGACTGGCTCCTCTTGGCCGGGGGACAGGCTCTTTCGCAGACGGATGCCGCCGAGGCCCGCGAGGCTTATGGCCGTTTGATCGAGGATTACCCCAAGAGCCCGCTCGTCGGCGAGGCCCGCATGGCCCTCGGCGAGTTGCTCTTGGCCTCGGATCCCGCCGCCGCGGCGCGCCACCTCTTGCCGCTCGCACGGGCGGGGACGGTAGAGCCGCTCGCCGAGCGCGCCCTCTTCTTGCTCGGAACCCAGGGTCCCGAGGCGGAGCGCCTTGCGCGCCTGCGCGAGCACCGCGCGCGCTACCCGAAGGGGCCCAATCGCTTCGCGGTGGCCCGGGCCCTCTCCAAGCAGGAGGACCTGAGCGCTACCGAGCGCCTGGATCTGGCGGGCATCTTGCTGGAGGCGGCCGAGTACGGGCCTGCCGAGCGTTTGCTCAAGGGGCTCAAGTCGGGGCTTGCGGTCTTCCGACAGGGACGGGCCGCCTGGCGCCTGGGGGACTACGACCGGGGCGTGACCCTGCTCAAGAAGGCCATGGTGCTCGATCCGTCCCTCAAGGCGCGCGCGCTCGTGACCCTCGGCCAGCTCGAAGAGAAGCGCAAGCGCCGTCCCCAGGCGATCGCCTACTACCGCGAGGCCGCCAAGGACAAGGGCGACGCCGGTCTCGAGGCCTACACGCGCTGGAGCGCCATGTACCGCCGAGTGGACGACGAAGACAACGCCAAGGTCGTCGACTTGCGCCTGATCCAGGCTTTCCCCCGCTCCGAGGAGGCCACCGAGGCGCGCTGGCGCTTCCTGTGGCGAGCCTACCAGGCCAAGCGCTACGACGAGGCCAAGCTTTGGGCCCAGCGCATGGGCGACGCCATCCTGGTCAAGGTGCAGGGCCCCTCGGGGCTCTACTGGCTCGGGCGCCTTGCAGAGCGCGAGGGCGATCGCGAGGAGGCCCGCGCGAGCTATCAGCGGGTCTTGACCAAGAGCCCGCGCTCGTACTACGGCTGGCGCTCGCGCTTCCGCCTGGCGGCGCTCGACGAGGGCAAGCCCGATCCGGGCTTCGCGGTGCGCCCGGTCGAGGTCTCGCCGCGCGCCGAGGACCTCACGCCCCTCTTCGAAACCAAGCCTCCCAAGGGCGACTACCTGCGGCAGATCGCGGCCTTCCCCGCTCCGCTCAAGGAGCTGATTTATCTCGGTCAGGTGGACCCTGCCCTGCGGCACGCGCAGCGCACGGGGGCCTCGGACGACCTGAAGGCCTGGCTCTCGTTGCAGGGCGGGCGCTACTCCAAGGCGATCGCCTTCTCGGAGGGCGTCGATCCTTACCTGAGCTATCCGCTGGGCTACTACCCCCTGGTCAAGGCCGCGGCCGATCCGCAGGGGATCGACCCCCTGCTCTTCACCTCGCTGGTCAAGCAGGAGAGCCTCTTCGACCCGCAGGCGCGGTCGTGGGTGGGGGCCATGGGCCTCAGCCAGCTGATGCCGGGCACCGCCGAGTGGGTGGGCAAGAAGGTGCCGGGGCCCGTCAAAGCCCTGACGGACCCCTTCTGGAACCTCAAGCTGGGGGCTTATTACCTCTCCTGGGTGCAGAAGCGCCTGTCGGACCAGCCGGTCTTCGCGGTGGCGGCTTACAACGCGGGCCCCAACGCGGTCAAGAAGTGGATCGACGCCAACGGCCACCAGGACGTGGACGTGTGGGTCGAGCTGATCCCCTACCCGGAGACGCGCCACTACGTGAAGAAGGTCTTTGGGAACTACTGGACCTATCAGGCGTTGTACGGCAAATAAGCAGCGGGGGCGGCCCATCGGCCGCCCCCGCTTTCTGGGTGGTTACTGGTTGACCAGCAGCTCTTCGAGTTGCTCGCGGCTGACCACGTACTGCTCGTTGCAGAAGTGGCAGGTGGCCTCGGCCTGGCCCTGCTCTTCGATGATCTCGCGGATCTCGGTGGGACCGAGGCTCGCCAGCGCGCGCATGACGCGATCGGTCGAGCAGGGGCACTCGAAGCGGACCGACTCCTCGCTGTGGAGGATCTCGACGGCGAAGCCCGAGAGCGCCGCGTGGAGGATCTTGTCGAGGCTACCGTACTGCCGCGCGAGCTGGGTGAAAGAGGGCAGTTTGCTGAGGGTCTCCTCCAGGCGCTCGGCGATCTCGTCGCCGGCATCCGGCATCAGCTGGACCAAAAGGCCGCCCGAGACCTCGACCTCGCCGCTCGGCTGGACGAAGATGCCCAGCGAGAGCGCCGACGGGGTCTGCATGGAGGTGGCCATGTAGTGGGTGAAGTCCTCGCCCAGCTCGCCGCTGACCAGCTCGACCGTGCCGGTGTAGGGCTGGCCGCCCAGACCGTTGTCGTGGGTGATCGAGAGGGTGCCCGAGCGGCCCACGGCGCCGCCCACGTCGAGGGTGCCGTGGGGAGTGGGGGGCAGGTAGGTGTCGGGGCGCGAGACGTAGCCCCGCACGGCGCCGTTGGCGCGCGCATCGACCAGGATCAGGCCCAGGGGGCCGTCGCCCATCACCCGGATGGTGAGGCTGCCGCGGGGATCCTTCATGGTGGCCGACGCGACCAGGAGGCCGGCGCCGAGGGCCTTGCCGAGCGCCGCCGAGGCGGTCGGGCTCGTGGCGTGGCGTCGGCAGGCCTCGTTGACCGTCTCGGTCGTGAAGGCGGCGACGGCCCGGATGCGGCCGTCGGCGGCGGTGGCTTTGATCAGGGTATCAGGCATGGCGAAATCCTATTCGAGGGTCAGTTTTCACGCGGCAATTCGAGACATTCTATCATGGTGTAGAATCGGATGGTTCTTGAATTTGACCCCCCTTTCCCCGCTTTCCCATCCACCAAAGGAGCTCGGATGAAGGATCTTGCCCATCGGGCGCTGAACCGTGCGCAGTTGTCGGGCGCGGACTACGCCGACGTGCGCTTCGTGAAGCGCGCCTTCGAGACCATCACCGTCAAGGACGGCCACCTAGCGGGCCTTTCCCTGGACGAGAGCGAGGGCTTCGGCATCCGGGCCCTCTACCGCGGGTCGTGGGGCTTCGCCTCGAGCGCGCTGGTCACCCCCGACGAGGTGGAGCGCGTCGCCGCCCTCGCGACGGCCATCGCCAAGGCCAGCCACACCGTGCAGCGCGAGAAGGTCGAGCTGGGGCCGCCGGTCGCCACGGTGGGGTATTACGAGACCCCCGTCGGCGAGGACCCCTTCGCTGTCTCGCTCGAAGAGAAGATCGCCCTCCTGATGGCGGCCGACGCCGAGATGCGCGCCGTCCCCGGGATCCGGGCGACCGAGGCATCGCTCGGCTGCCAGCGCGAAGAGAAGACCTTCGCCTCGACCGAGGGGGCCTACATCGAGCAGGTCCTCACCGAGACCGGCTGCGGCATCGCGGCCACCGCCGTGGGCGAGGGGGACGTGCAGCGCCGCAGCTACCCCAACAGCTTCGGCCGGCACCAGGCCACGCGCGGCTTCGAGCTGGTGCGCGAGGTGGATCTGGTGGGCAACGCCCGCCGCATCGCCGAGGAGGCGGCTTCGCTGCTCACGGCGCCGGTCTGCCCCTCTGGGGTCACGACCCTGGTGCTCGATCCGACCCAGCTGGCCCTTCAGGTCCACGAGTCCATCGGCCATGCCATCGAGCTGGACCGGGTCTTCGGCATGGAGGCCTCCTTTGCGGGCACGAGCTTCCTCGACCCTGGCATGCTCGACGGCTTCCGCTACGGCTCCGAGATCGTCAACGTGACGGCCGACGCGACGGCACCGGGCGGCCTCGGGACCTTCGGCTACGACGATGAGGGGATGCCCGCGCAGCGCGCGCCGATCATCGAACAGGGCATGTTCAAGGGCTTCCTCAGCTCCCGCGAGACGGCTTCCAAGATCGGCCGGGAGTCCAACGCCACCATGCGCGCCGACGGCTGGGAGCGCATGCCCATGATCCGCATGACCAACATCAACCTCGAACCGGGTGAGCACAGCTTCGAGCGCCTCATCGGCGAGGTCGAGGACGGCATCTACATGCACACCAACAAGAGCTGGAGCATCGACGACAAGCGCGTCAACTTCCAGTTCGGCTGCGAGATCGCCTGGGAGATCAAGGGCGGGAAGCTCGGGCGCCTGCTCAAGAACCCGACCTACACCGGCCTGACCCCCGAGTTCTGGGCCAACTGTGACGCCATCGGCGATGCGAGCCAGTGGCAGATCTGGGGCACTCCGAACTGCGGCAAGGGCCAGCCCGGCCAGACGGCCCACGTGGGCCACGGCGCCGCACCCGCCCGCTTCCGCAACGTCCGCGTGGGGATTCTGTCATGACCGTGACTTCAAAGCATCTGGCCGAGCGCGTCCTCTCTCTTTCGCAGGCCGCCGAGACCGAAGTGCTCGTCGCCGAGCGCGAGAGCCACCTGACCCGCTTCGCCAATTCCGAGATCCACCAGAACGTCTCGGAGCGCAACACCGAGGTCCGCGTGCGGGTCATCGAGGGCGGACGCGTCGGCGTCGCTTCGACCAACGACCTCTCGGAGGCCTCGCTCGCGCGCCTGGTCGAGCGCGCCCGCATGCTCGCGCGCTATGCGCCCCCCTGCGACCTGCCGCCCCTGCCGGGGCCGCAGCGCTACGCGGCGGTGCCCCACGCCTATGCGGCCGCCACTGCAGCGGCTACTCCCGAGGACCGCGCCCGGGTGGCAGGGGTGGCCTGCCGCCTGGCTCTGGCGGCGGGCCTCAACGCCTTCGGCGCCTTCGAGACCGCCGCGGGCCGCCGCACGATCGCCAACTCGCGCGGCCTCTTCGTGACCCAGGAGGCCACCAAGGCCGACTACAACCTGGTCGTGATGGGCGCCGACTCGTCGGGCTACTCTTCCTTTACCGCCGCGGACGTGGCTGGGCTCGATGCCGAGGCCCTCGCGTGGGTGGCCATCAACAAGGCGCTCAAGAGCGCGCACCCGGTGGCCATCGAGCCCGGTGCCTACACCGTCCTGCTCGAGGAGGACGCCGTGGCGGATCTGCTTGACCACGTGGCAGCGGCGGGCTTCGGGGGCCAGGGGCTGGTCGACGGCGTCTCGTTCGTGGCGGGGCGCCTGGGCGATCGCCTTTTCGGCTCGAACGTGACGGTCTGGGACGATCCGCTGGGGGCCGAGATGCTGCCGGCGGCCTTCGACGCCGAAGGGGTGGGCAAGGAGCGTCTCTGCCTGATCGAGAAGGGGGTCGTTCGCGGGGTCGCCCACGACTCCTTCACCGCCCATCAGCTTGGGGTGGCTTCGACGGGCCACGCCTTCCCGGCGCCCAGCACCTCGGGTCCCCATCCCAGCCATTTGCGACTGGAGGCGGGCGATGCGACCAAGGCCGATATGCTGCGCGGGATCGAGCGGGGCATCCTCGTCACCCGCTTCCACTACACCAACCTGGCGGACGCGCACACGGCGACCATCACGGGCATGACCCGCGACGGCACCTTCTTGATCGAGAACGGCGAGGTGACGCGCCCCCTCAAGAACCTGCGCTTCACCTCGGGGGGCATCGACGCCCTGAACAACGTGCGGGCGATCGCAAGGGACACCAAGCTCGTGCCCGGCTGGTACGGGGCGACCCGTGCCCCGGCGCTGGTGGTGGATGGCTTCCGCTTCTCGGGGGCGACGCTCTTCTAGGTGCCTGCGCTCTTCTCGATCTCGGGGTGCCACGCCAGGTAGCGGATCACATCCGACTGGCTGAGCATCCCGATCACCCGCCCCTCCTCCACCACGGGTAGGCGTCCCACGTCGAGCTGGCTGAAGCGCTGGAGCGCATCGGCCACGCTGGCGTGCGGATCCAACGCCTGGGCGTCGCCCAGCGGGGTCATGACCTCGCGGACCCGCCGGCGCGACCACTCTTCCGGGGGGACGGCCTTGACCTGCTTGGCTTGCAGCAGTCCGTCCAGATGGCCGTCGACGACCGGGTAGCCCTCGTAGGGGTAACGCAAGAGGTAGTCGTCCACCACCGCCGAGAGGGTCATGTCCGGGTCGAGCACCTGCGGGTCGCGCGTCATGAGGTCGCCGACCCCCACCCCCGAGAGCGCCGCGTGCAGGACCATCTCGCCGTACTGGCTGGCTGCCGCCTGGAAGAGCAAGTACCCGATGAAGCCGATCCAGATGGCCCCGAACAGGTCGCCGGCCATCACCCGCAAGAGCCCCCAGAGCATCAAGAGACCGCCGACGATCTGACCGCCGCGCGAGGCGATGCGGGTGGCGCGCCGCAGGCTGCCCGTGGCTTGCCAGGCGGCGGCGCGCAGCACGCGCCCCCCGTCGAGGGGGAAGCCCGGCAGGAGGTTGAAGAGGCCGAGGGCCAGGTTGACCACCGCAAGCCAGGCGCAGACCCCGGCGGCGGCGAAGAAGCCCGGCATGGTGTCCAGGCCGCGCGCCAAGAGGGCGAAGAGGGCGCCCAGGGCGAAGCTCATCAAGGGGCCCGCGATCGCCACCTTGAACTCGATGGCGGGGCTCGGCAGCTCCTGGGTGGTCTCGGAGATGCCCCCGAAGACGAACAGCACGATCCGGCGCACCCGCAGGCCGAAGTGCTGGCTGACCAGCGAGTGCGAGAGCTCGTGGGCGATGAGCGAGGCGAAGAAGAGCACCGTCGTCACCGCCCCCATGAGGAGGTAGACGCCGCGGCCGAGGCCAGGGTAGGTCATCGGGAAGACCGCCGCGCTCAACGACCAGAAGATGATGGTGAAGATGATGAGCCAGGAGACGTTGATCTCGATGGGAATTCCGAACAGGGTGGCGATCCGGAAGCCTTTCACGCCTGCCTCCTCTCGTCGGGGTGTGCGCCCACCATACGCCATGCCGCGCCGGAACCCAATCAACAACCGAGGCACCTGGGGGTCTGACGCGCCTTGTGGCGCGCTTTCTAGGAGATATGATCCCGCTGCGTCACCCCTTCATTCATTCGGAAAGGAGGTTCGTCATGGCCCTCACGCGATGGGAACCCATGGGCGTTCGTACGCTCAGAGACCAGATCAACCGGATGTTCGAGGACGTCATGACCCCGGCCCTGCGCGGCGGGTTCGGCCTGATGGGGCCGGCGCTCGACGTGTACGAGAAGGACGGCGAGGTCTTCATCGAGGCCGAATTGCCCGGGATGGACATCAAGGACGTCGAGATCACCTCGACCGAGAACACCTTGACCCTCAAGGGCGAGACCACGCGGGAAACCGAGGTCAAGGAGGAGAACTTCCATCGGGCGGAGCGGCGCTTCGGCTCGTTCGTGCGCACGGTCGAGCTGCCGAGCCCGATCAATCCCGAGCAGGCCAGGGCGTCCTTCAAGGATGGCGTGCTGACCATCCATGCGCCACTCGCCGCCGGCGCGACCCCCAAGCGGATCTCCGTCGAGGGCGAACAGGCCCGAGGTGAGTTGCCGCGGACCGAGCAGCCGCAAGGCGAGCCGCCCAAGAACGAGCAGATACCGATGAGCTAGTCGAGGCTTCGAGCGGGGTAACCCGCTCGAACCCTTTTTTTCATGCCGTATAATGGAGCGTCCGCTCGTTGAGGGGGGCTCCATGATTCGCATTCGGGACATCAAGAAGCGTTACCAGGCCGGTGATCAGGCCATCTTCGCCCTCGCCGGAGTGAGCCTCGACATCCAGGAGGGCGAGTTCGTCGCCATCATGGGCACGAGCGGCTCTGGCAAGTCCACGCTCATGAACATCATCGGCTGCCTGGATCGGGCGAGCGAGGGCGAGTACGCCCTGGACGGCCTGCCCATCGGTCAGTACGACGACAACGCCCTGGCCAAGGTCCGCAACCAGAAGCTGGGCTTCGTCTTCCAGAGCTTCAACCTCTTGCCCCGCACCACGGCCCTCGAGAACGTGGAGCTGCCCTTGCTCTACGCGGGGATCAAGCCCGCCGAGCGCAAGGCCCGGGCCCTGGAGGCCCTGGAGCGGGTGGGGCTCGCCAACCGTGCCGACCACACCCCGAGCCAGCTCTCGGGCGGTCAGCAGCAGCGGGTGGCCATCGCCCGCGCCATCGTCAACCGGCCCAAGATCCTCTTGGCCGACGAGCCGACCGGTGCCCTCGACTCGCGGACCAGCGACGAGATCATGGCCCTCTTCACGGCGCTCAACGC encodes:
- the queA gene encoding tRNA preQ1(34) S-adenosylmethionine ribosyltransferase-isomerase QueA; amino-acid sequence: MKLSDYDFHLPEERIAQAPAAERDLSRLLVVHRDTGAREHRHFRDILDYLAPGDLLVLNDTKVIPARLYGVRPTGARIEVLLLEETTRDRWVCLVRPGRKAQVGTTLHFGEGFSGHIDEVLPDGSRMITLQATGEPTMAAIARHGELPLPPYIQAKAEDPGRYQTVYAREEGAVAAPTAGLHFTPALLEAARAKGVEITQVTLHTGMGTFKPVSVEDLTDHEMHAERYRLSAETVEAVARTKARGGRVIAVGTTAVRTLEHCAESGELVAGSGETRIFIYPGYRFRVVDALVTNFHLPKSTLLMLVSAFADQKRPGGLGGRELMLETYAEAIAEAYRFYSFGDATLML
- a CDS encoding iron-sulfur cluster assembly accessory protein — its product is MVNLTQEATSKLTLTVTPEAATHIKEALGAQSRTDLALRLYIKPGGCSGFGYGMGLDSAKAGDLSFDHDGIPVVIDPHSAPYLEGAEVGYRVEAMGGGFTITSPHVSSGGGCGSGGCGSGGCGTGHSQEAPAAKSGGCGSGCGCG
- the aroF gene encoding 3-deoxy-7-phosphoheptulonate synthase; the protein is MLVVMAQDAQPTDVERVIAAIREMGFEARPMPSERRTAIGVVGNDRRVDSSTIEGLPGVAEVIHVSAPYKLVSREWQARDTVIALPNGVEIGGSQVVVMAGPCGVESEQQLMETAEAVAKAGARVLRGGAFKPRTSPYSFQGMGLEGLKLLAKARDAYGLAIITEAIDPESLDMVEEYADIIQLGARNMQNFALLKRAGRAKKPVMLKRGPSATLKEWLLAAEYILAEGNTQVIMCERGVRSFEDYTRNMFDLNAIPVIKQLSHLPVVGDPSHGTGRRELVSPVSRGAIAAGADGIIVEVHRNPQEAKSDGMQSLYPTQFEELMKGLRATAESLGRTL
- a CDS encoding inositol monophosphatase; this encodes MQKLRAFAESLATGAGSILREHHGKRHTIEYKGEIDLVTEVDRAAEAYMRARIAEIYPDHEILGEEEGLKTSGSAYRWLLDPVDGTTNYAHGFPYYCVSVGLEHEGRVIVGAVYNPMLDELFSAALGEGATLNGTPIAVSETTELRRSLLTTGFPYHVIQEGSNLPLFIRFLYRCQAVRRAGSAALDLCHVACGRYDGFWEPGLSAWDVAAGSLIVQEAGGRMSDYQGNPFDPYAKELLASNGPLHEAMMAVINEQNPD
- a CDS encoding transglycosylase SLT domain-containing protein, with the translated sequence MKRALALALVAATLWTAGASPLVAPASAFPFSFESETQVRQAFETTLQEYRQALAEGAGPDWQAYIDRFEAFRGRLKGKVWERRMEAVLMDCAARAGAAVDGRGVLDADAPDWLLLAGGQALSQTDAAEAREAYGRLIEDYPKSPLVGEARMALGELLLASDPAAAARHLLPLARAGTVEPLAERALFLLGTQGPEAERLARLREHRARYPKGPNRFAVARALSKQEDLSATERLDLAGILLEAAEYGPAERLLKGLKSGLAVFRQGRAAWRLGDYDRGVTLLKKAMVLDPSLKARALVTLGQLEEKRKRRPQAIAYYREAAKDKGDAGLEAYTRWSAMYRRVDDEDNAKVVDLRLIQAFPRSEEATEARWRFLWRAYQAKRYDEAKLWAQRMGDAILVKVQGPSGLYWLGRLAEREGDREEARASYQRVLTKSPRSYYGWRSRFRLAALDEGKPDPGFAVRPVEVSPRAEDLTPLFETKPPKGDYLRQIAAFPAPLKELIYLGQVDPALRHAQRTGASDDLKAWLSLQGGRYSKAIAFSEGVDPYLSYPLGYYPLVKAAADPQGIDPLLFTSLVKQESLFDPQARSWVGAMGLSQLMPGTAEWVGKKVPGPVKALTDPFWNLKLGAYYLSWVQKRLSDQPVFAVAAYNAGPNAVKKWIDANGHQDVDVWVELIPYPETRHYVKKVFGNYWTYQALYGK
- the hslO gene encoding Hsp33 family molecular chaperone HslO — protein: MPDTLIKATAADGRIRAVAAFTTETVNEACRRHATSPTASAALGKALGAGLLVASATMKDPRGSLTIRVMGDGPLGLILVDARANGAVRGYVSRPDTYLPPTPHGTLDVGGAVGRSGTLSITHDNGLGGQPYTGTVELVSGELGEDFTHYMATSMQTPSALSLGIFVQPSGEVEVSGGLLVQLMPDAGDEIAERLEETLSKLPSFTQLARQYGSLDKILHAALSGFAVEILHSEESVRFECPCSTDRVMRALASLGPTEIREIIEEQGQAEATCHFCNEQYVVSREQLEELLVNQ
- a CDS encoding TldD/PmbA family protein, translating into MKDLAHRALNRAQLSGADYADVRFVKRAFETITVKDGHLAGLSLDESEGFGIRALYRGSWGFASSALVTPDEVERVAALATAIAKASHTVQREKVELGPPVATVGYYETPVGEDPFAVSLEEKIALLMAADAEMRAVPGIRATEASLGCQREEKTFASTEGAYIEQVLTETGCGIAATAVGEGDVQRRSYPNSFGRHQATRGFELVREVDLVGNARRIAEEAASLLTAPVCPSGVTTLVLDPTQLALQVHESIGHAIELDRVFGMEASFAGTSFLDPGMLDGFRYGSEIVNVTADATAPGGLGTFGYDDEGMPAQRAPIIEQGMFKGFLSSRETASKIGRESNATMRADGWERMPMIRMTNINLEPGEHSFERLIGEVEDGIYMHTNKSWSIDDKRVNFQFGCEIAWEIKGGKLGRLLKNPTYTGLTPEFWANCDAIGDASQWQIWGTPNCGKGQPGQTAHVGHGAAPARFRNVRVGILS
- a CDS encoding TldD/PmbA family protein, with amino-acid sequence MTVTSKHLAERVLSLSQAAETEVLVAERESHLTRFANSEIHQNVSERNTEVRVRVIEGGRVGVASTNDLSEASLARLVERARMLARYAPPCDLPPLPGPQRYAAVPHAYAAATAAATPEDRARVAGVACRLALAAGLNAFGAFETAAGRRTIANSRGLFVTQEATKADYNLVVMGADSSGYSSFTAADVAGLDAEALAWVAINKALKSAHPVAIEPGAYTVLLEEDAVADLLDHVAAAGFGGQGLVDGVSFVAGRLGDRLFGSNVTVWDDPLGAEMLPAAFDAEGVGKERLCLIEKGVVRGVAHDSFTAHQLGVASTGHAFPAPSTSGPHPSHLRLEAGDATKADMLRGIERGILVTRFHYTNLADAHTATITGMTRDGTFLIENGEVTRPLKNLRFTSGGIDALNNVRAIARDTKLVPGWYGATRAPALVVDGFRFSGATLF